AGCCACCCAAGTTTAATTAGCTTATTAGCCAGTAATTACACTGAATTTTTCAAAAATCACCTCTATCTCTCGATAGATTGTCCGGAAGTTTAAACCAGAAAGGGAAAGATGAACCAGGACGTCCTGATTGAACTTTACACTGGGAAATTATCACATGGATATTCGTTCGCTGCCCATAGTTTGCAAACTGCAATTAGCCAGTTTGAAGAAAGAGCAGCCGATCTTAGACTGTGAAACAGCTACTCCAGATCGTCAGTGTCAGCAACTTAAACGTCCACTCACTTTCCACAAAAGTTTAGTATTTCTTGGACTAACAGCAATATTAGGACTCAGTGGAGGCACTGCCCCTCAAAGTGCGATTTCTCAAACGAACTTAGTTTCATCAATAGGCAGTAATGTCACCTTTTCCTGTAACGATTCTGAAGCAACAATTCGAGCTAAAAACGGCCCTAGAGTCACCTTTGGATCGTCAATCATATACATCGGCTACCAGCAAGTATCAAGTATTAACCAAGACCCGCGAATGGTGCGTTTCGACAATGGTGTAAGAACTTGGTGTAAAACAGACTACGACACAACAGGTGCTGATGGTCGAGGCTACGGTTTACTTTGGAATGGCAGCAGCATTTTATATGCTGCATTCAGTACCGACGGCACACAGGGAACATCCAGCCAAGATTTCCGCCGCTTTGCTACAAATGGTTGGTTAACTAGCTATGGACAAGGTGGGGGTAGAAAAGTGGCAATTCTGGCACGGATAGATCCCAAAACTGGTAACGTTCTCAATGCGACATTTTTATCAGCTTTGCTAAGTAATGGAGAAAGCAATTCTTTAGATGTAAAAGGCTTATCTTGGACAGGCACAAACCTTGTCATTCAAGCAGATTCATATTTTGCTCCTCGACGACCAAATAAAACTGCCATGACTTGTATTGGTACCTCGCCCTTGCAATACAAGGCGCAATTCACTAGCGACTTAAGAACTGTGGTGCAGGCTTCAGCACTAGGTTGTTCTTAAATTGGGACTTGCCAATTAACGCAATGTGCAATCCCGATTAAAACTCTCTTTAAGAAGGGCGCAAGGGAGATTATTACCTGATTTGGTCTAGTGTAGATCCCCAAACCTCCCTTCTTAAGGCGGATTTCTAAAAGTTGAACCTTAAGGCAATTACTAATTGTTAAAGGTTAATTGCTAATTGGGAGAATAAAAAATGAACAATTATCTCTTTTTGCCTTTTGCCTTCTGTATTGTGCCTTTTTTAGTTGGAGAAGTGGCACAAGCTGCTACATTTACTGAGATTGGGGATGCTGGCGAATTGCTTTCAACAAGTCAGGCTGTCAGTACCCAACCGCCCGGAACACCCCTGACCAGCATCTTAGGAATAATAACGGCAGGTGAAGATATTGACTTGTTTCAAATCTACGTAAATGGTGTTAATCCATTTTCAGCTACAACAGTAGGTACTGGGACTACGATTGACACGCAGTTATTCTTGTTTAATTCAGCGGGCATAGGTGTTTTTGGAAACGATGACGATGCAGGTACTCCTCAGTCAACTATTCCTTCCACTTTGTTATCTGCTGGGGTTTACTATTTAGCCATTTCTACCTTTGGAGACTCGCCAGCAAGCACTGGAGGTGACATTTTTCCTTCACCATTGTTGGGAGTTCAAGGGTCAACTGGTACTGGTGGTGCGTCGCCACTTAGCGGCTGGTTCAGAGACAGCTTTGATGACAATATTGGCACCTACACTATCAATTTAACCGGGGCTGAGTTTACTACTGGTTCTACTCCTGTTCCCTACGAACCGCATTCAGCACTGGGAGTATTAGCGTTGGGTGTTTGGGGTGCTGTTTCTAGATTTAAAAAAACACGAAAATTAGCCAGGAAATCATGTATAGCGGGCAATACCAGCCAAAGCGGACAACTTGCTAAAAAGCCAGAAAAGCAAGTTTAAATCTATGAAAAAACGTACTGTCATCGTAGGTAGGTTATTAGGAAACCCAAAGTTATGGTTGTTTGCGATCGCTTTCGGCATAGCTGCGGTTCAAGTAATCTTAACCTGGAAGCTAACTCGCGATAGCGATCGCTTAAGCTTAACTGTCTTGTCTTGGTGTGCTTTATTCTCTTTGCTGTGGAAAAAACGTAATACTTTAAAAGTAGAAAGTGATATTCTTTCTACTTTATTTGGTGTCTTACTGATTGCTATCAGCCTCATCAAAAGCACATCTCTGTTTTGGTTTGAGTCTTCATTTATTAAAATAGCTATATTATTTTTCGCTTTAGGTTTGGGTTTGATAGCATCTGGTTTTAAGGGATTAAAGCAATATTCGTTGGAATTTATTATCGTGTTCCTTCTTGTTATTCCTGAAGAATTGCTATTACAGCAACTTGAAAATCTAATTAATACCAGTTTACTAGCCGCTAAGTTTTCAACCTTCATGCTTTGGTATTTAGGATTTACAGTTTCTCGCCAAGGCGTAAACGTGATTTTACCCAACGGCGCTATAGAAATATATGCCGGATGTTCTGGATTAAATGCGATGTTGCTACTGTTACGGCTATCGCTGCTTTTCGTTTTAGTATTCCCTACAGAACTTTATAAAAAAATATTGTTACCTATAGCCGCTATTTTATTAGCATTTCTAATCAATGGGATTCGAGTTGCTTTAATGGCGGTTTTGGTAGCATCCTCAAATCAGCAAGCATTTGAATACTGGCATGGATCTGAAGGCAACCAAATATTTTCTACAATTTCCATTTTAATTTTTGGTATGTTATGCCAATTCTTGCTACATGAAAATAAACCAGAAAATCCAGATAACATGGAGTTTTAAAAGCAATGATATTGAGCAAAGAACTGCGAGGTATATTATTAGCTATAACTTCTTTTGGGATTATTTTGACGCTTTTAAAGTTAATTTTAGATCCGGAAGCAGGTAATAAAACTGTTACTTTGTTCGCTTTTCCGCCAACTGTTCCATTAACTGAAGCCCAACTATTGGAAAGTAAACCTCTGAATGATACAGTTAATCAGCTACCTGGACAATACGATTCTGTTATTGCTGGAAGGCAATATCGATATATTAAAAATGGCATTCCTATCAATATAGAGATGCGCTATGTGGTAGGTACTTTGGGAAATATCGATAGCTTGCTGCAAAAACATACTGATGTCAAGCTACCTCGTGGTGAGATGATACAGACGTTACGCCAGCAAAATGAAATGGGCTTTTATAGCCTCTTTGTTTATCAGCATCAAGCTTACTTGAATGCCTGTATTAACCCACGCGGAAACAGTACAGTTACTATGCAACAATTTTTGAAAAATCAAGTTACTTACGACTTACAAATAGGACGTTTGATGCCTTGGTTATTAGGTAAAGAAACTTTGCGCGATCGCCGTTGTCTTTGGGCGCATTTATCCACGCCTTTAAATGGTACTAACCCTGAGTCTTCCTACCAACTTTTGGAACAAGCTTGGTTTTCCTGGTTTCGCTGGTGGAAACCGCGCTTTCCTAAACAATAGATAGTTTTGAGTAATAACGATTTAGAAAAAAGTTTTAATTGTATGAATCAATCAGAAAGCAAAGAAATTCGGACTATTTCGCTCTTGCGGGCCGCAGGTTACGGCTTGTTGATGTTAGCCT
Above is a window of Funiculus sociatus GB2-C1 DNA encoding:
- the crtA gene encoding cyanoexosortase A, which produces MKKRTVIVGRLLGNPKLWLFAIAFGIAAVQVILTWKLTRDSDRLSLTVLSWCALFSLLWKKRNTLKVESDILSTLFGVLLIAISLIKSTSLFWFESSFIKIAILFFALGLGLIASGFKGLKQYSLEFIIVFLLVIPEELLLQQLENLINTSLLAAKFSTFMLWYLGFTVSRQGVNVILPNGAIEIYAGCSGLNAMLLLLRLSLLFVLVFPTELYKKILLPIAAILLAFLINGIRVALMAVLVASSNQQAFEYWHGSEGNQIFSTISILIFGMLCQFLLHENKPENPDNMEF
- a CDS encoding cyanoexosortase A system-associated protein, with product MILSKELRGILLAITSFGIILTLLKLILDPEAGNKTVTLFAFPPTVPLTEAQLLESKPLNDTVNQLPGQYDSVIAGRQYRYIKNGIPINIEMRYVVGTLGNIDSLLQKHTDVKLPRGEMIQTLRQQNEMGFYSLFVYQHQAYLNACINPRGNSTVTMQQFLKNQVTYDLQIGRLMPWLLGKETLRDRRCLWAHLSTPLNGTNPESSYQLLEQAWFSWFRWWKPRFPKQ
- a CDS encoding DVUA0089 family protein is translated as MNNYLFLPFAFCIVPFLVGEVAQAATFTEIGDAGELLSTSQAVSTQPPGTPLTSILGIITAGEDIDLFQIYVNGVNPFSATTVGTGTTIDTQLFLFNSAGIGVFGNDDDAGTPQSTIPSTLLSAGVYYLAISTFGDSPASTGGDIFPSPLLGVQGSTGTGGASPLSGWFRDSFDDNIGTYTINLTGAEFTTGSTPVPYEPHSALGVLALGVWGAVSRFKKTRKLARKSCIAGNTSQSGQLAKKPEKQV